A single genomic interval of uncultured Sphaerochaeta sp. harbors:
- a CDS encoding putative immunity protein, whose protein sequence is MRNRLFVAEHRGGLLSPEDHRSLMKWALLCTEHLGEYHVLPQEEVIISAFEIGYRWSEGKAMTGEAMKASRAVHAFARTVEDKPSQFYCRAVGQAVATAHMADHALGPIWYGRKMLVLLNRDAEKELSWQLKRLVDLSPHLLPRVQQELKKIL, encoded by the coding sequence ATGAGAAATAGGCTGTTTGTAGCTGAGCATAGGGGAGGCTTGCTGTCCCCAGAGGATCATCGCTCCCTCATGAAGTGGGCACTTCTCTGCACGGAGCATCTTGGGGAGTACCATGTATTACCACAGGAAGAAGTAATCATCTCAGCATTCGAAATAGGCTATAGGTGGAGTGAGGGGAAAGCAATGACTGGGGAGGCGATGAAAGCGAGTAGGGCGGTGCATGCCTTTGCTCGTACTGTAGAAGACAAGCCTTCTCAGTTCTACTGCCGGGCAGTCGGCCAGGCAGTCGCTACCGCCCATATGGCAGACCATGCACTTGGTCCGATATGGTATGGAAGGAAGATGCTTGTTCTGCTTAATAGGGATGCAGAGAAGGAGCTTTCCTGGCAGCTTAAAAGGTTGGTTGACCTCAGTCCTCATCTCCTTCCTCGTGTACAGCAGGAGCTAAAGAAAATCCTGTAA
- a CDS encoding DUF5655 domain-containing protein: protein METDDFFSGYPQAKNLFEEIMYKISYLGPIQLKISKSQISLIGQSTFAYFWIPGRYLKGRSVAPLVLSIPLPYHDETVPWKEVTKIQEHWFMHHLEIWEKISFTNSVLSVLATAYTGGKSNEK, encoded by the coding sequence ATGGAAACAGATGATTTCTTTAGCGGATATCCTCAAGCCAAGAACCTCTTTGAGGAGATTATGTATAAGATCTCATACTTGGGGCCTATACAGCTGAAAATCAGTAAGAGCCAGATTTCTCTCATTGGACAATCGACCTTCGCCTATTTCTGGATTCCTGGTCGCTATCTCAAAGGCAGATCAGTGGCACCCTTGGTGCTTAGTATTCCTCTTCCTTATCATGATGAGACAGTACCCTGGAAAGAGGTGACCAAGATACAAGAACACTGGTTTATGCATCACCTGGAGATATGGGAGAAGATATCTTTTACAAACAGTGTTCTGTCAGTGCTCGCTACCGCATATACAGGAGGCAAGTCAAATGAGAAATAG
- a CDS encoding DUF523 and DUF1722 domain-containing protein, which produces MEHTPIILTEKIPIGISLCAMGGPVRYNGKGIDVLTPLGREKNDFVFTPVCPECQAGLGITRDPVHLSGGTGEQVWKGEAEVKNRSGKLVTAEMKQGSLESLEVLRRSGATAYIYMDGSPSCGVYRTTLKNTRRGNPPGVFGSLLLDEGFFLIPSSDLQSPLKWWDWRRRLLAFHWFSTYELSSMQELYEVWYRLKFLCQELDNSWAREMGRTLAGLKKSDFATFEPQFRKEVLDLLRKPSTTAKMTNSLWKHYSHYRKSRGKTVQEINSPTFRRNVTTIAKELVKMERTAVEDSFLFGASPVIYRDMHRLRALEEKRASEEETQE; this is translated from the coding sequence ATGGAACACACCCCGATAATCCTGACTGAGAAAATTCCCATCGGAATAAGCTTGTGTGCGATGGGAGGTCCTGTACGCTACAACGGCAAGGGGATCGATGTACTGACTCCCCTTGGAAGAGAGAAGAACGACTTTGTATTCACTCCCGTCTGTCCTGAGTGCCAAGCAGGTCTTGGTATTACACGGGACCCTGTGCACCTCTCTGGGGGAACAGGGGAGCAAGTCTGGAAAGGAGAAGCTGAGGTTAAGAACCGCTCGGGGAAGCTGGTGACTGCTGAAATGAAGCAGGGCTCCTTGGAGTCTCTTGAGGTTTTGAGGCGTAGCGGTGCCACTGCATACATATACATGGATGGAAGCCCTTCCTGTGGAGTCTATCGCACTACCCTGAAGAATACCCGGCGTGGCAATCCCCCTGGTGTCTTTGGCTCTCTTTTGCTGGATGAAGGTTTTTTCCTTATCCCTTCCAGTGACCTCCAAAGCCCACTTAAATGGTGGGACTGGAGAAGAAGACTACTCGCATTCCACTGGTTTAGCACCTATGAGCTCTCTTCAATGCAAGAACTCTATGAGGTGTGGTACCGTCTTAAGTTCCTTTGCCAGGAACTGGACAACTCATGGGCAAGAGAGATGGGAAGAACGCTCGCAGGGTTGAAGAAGTCTGACTTTGCTACATTTGAACCACAGTTCAGAAAAGAAGTTCTCGACCTCTTGAGAAAACCTTCAACGACCGCAAAGATGACCAACAGCCTTTGGAAGCATTACTCGCACTACAGAAAGAGTCGAGGAAAAACGGTCCAAGAGATAAACAGCCCAACTTTTAGGAGGAACGTCACTACCATCGCCAAGGAACTGGTGAAGATGGAGCGTACCGCTGTGGAAGATTCCTTCCTCTTTGGAGCCAGTCCGGTAATCTACCGAGACATGCACCGTCTCAGGGCTTTGGAAGAGAAAAGAGCTAGTGAGGAAGAAACACAAGAGTAA
- a CDS encoding catalase, which yields MADRDGRDNTPKKPLTSINGRPIAQNENIQTAGKRGPVTLQDTWYLEKMAHFDREVIPERRMHAKGSGAFGTFTVTKDITKWTKASIFSEVGKKTEMFIRFSTVAGERGAADAERDIRGFAMKFYTDEGNWDLVGNNTPVFFFRDPMLFPDLNHAVKRDPRTNMRSAQNNWDFWASLPEALHQVTITMGDRGIPKSYRHMNGYGSHTYSFINAENERVWVKFTLKTQQGIENLTDQEAAEIVANDRESHQKDLFESIEKGDFPKWKMYVQIMTEEQARKHPDNPFDLTKVWFHDEYPLHEVGVVELNRNPDNYFQDVEQAAFNPANKVPGIGYSPDRMLQGRLFSYGDAQRYRLGVNYYQIPVNRSKVETNHFHRDGFMRSDGNFGGSVHYNPNSYGMWKDQNKLTEPPYDGDGPVDHYDFREDDDNYYEQVGKLFSIMKDDEKQRLFENTARNMQGTTILVKKRHIRHCYLADPAYGEGVAKALGISIKEIDMDDPYGARA from the coding sequence ATGGCAGACCGAGATGGAAGGGATAATACTCCCAAAAAACCTTTGACTTCGATCAATGGAAGGCCGATAGCTCAGAATGAAAACATTCAGACTGCAGGAAAACGTGGCCCGGTTACATTGCAAGATACTTGGTATCTGGAGAAAATGGCCCATTTTGACAGGGAAGTTATCCCAGAGCGCCGAATGCATGCAAAAGGAAGTGGTGCTTTTGGTACGTTCACGGTCACCAAGGACATTACCAAATGGACCAAGGCAAGCATTTTCTCAGAGGTAGGGAAGAAAACCGAAATGTTCATTCGCTTCTCCACTGTTGCAGGAGAACGAGGCGCTGCAGATGCAGAACGTGATATCCGTGGATTTGCCATGAAGTTCTACACTGATGAGGGAAACTGGGATTTGGTAGGCAATAACACACCGGTGTTCTTCTTCCGTGACCCCATGTTGTTCCCCGATCTCAATCATGCGGTAAAGCGTGACCCAAGAACCAATATGCGTTCAGCACAGAACAACTGGGATTTCTGGGCTTCACTTCCGGAGGCTCTTCATCAGGTAACGATTACGATGGGAGACAGGGGAATCCCGAAGAGCTACCGCCATATGAACGGTTATGGTTCCCATACCTACTCATTTATCAATGCAGAGAATGAGAGAGTGTGGGTCAAGTTCACATTGAAGACTCAGCAAGGAATTGAGAACCTCACCGACCAAGAAGCAGCAGAAATTGTAGCAAATGACCGAGAGAGTCACCAGAAAGACTTGTTTGAGTCAATCGAGAAGGGAGACTTCCCCAAATGGAAGATGTATGTACAGATCATGACTGAGGAACAGGCAAGGAAGCATCCAGATAATCCCTTTGATCTTACCAAGGTCTGGTTCCATGATGAGTATCCACTGCATGAGGTTGGAGTGGTTGAGCTGAATCGCAACCCGGACAACTACTTCCAGGATGTTGAGCAGGCTGCATTCAACCCAGCAAACAAGGTCCCCGGTATTGGATACTCCCCAGATAGAATGCTGCAGGGCAGACTGTTCAGCTACGGGGACGCACAACGGTATCGCCTTGGGGTGAATTACTATCAAATTCCGGTAAACAGGAGCAAGGTTGAAACCAACCACTTCCACCGTGATGGATTCATGCGTAGTGATGGCAACTTTGGTGGCAGTGTTCACTACAACCCCAACTCATATGGTATGTGGAAGGACCAGAACAAGCTCACAGAACCTCCTTACGACGGAGATGGTCCTGTCGATCATTATGACTTCAGGGAAGATGATGATAACTATTATGAGCAGGTTGGAAAGTTGTTCTCCATCATGAAGGATGATGAAAAGCAACGGTTGTTTGAGAATACCGCAAGAAACATGCAAGGGACCACCATCCTGGTCAAAAAGCGGCATATCAGGCACTGTTATCTTGCAGACCCTGCCTATGGGGAGGGTGTTGCCAAGGCCTTGGGTATCTCCATCAAGGAAATTGATATGGATGATCCCTACGGGGCAAGGGCTTAA
- a CDS encoding ADP-ribosylglycohydrolase family protein, producing MVRSNAVTIRYERALGSLLGSFIGDALGAQTEFKREKLVRQAFPDGIRDMGVSSRYVGLAGQITDDSEMAIMMIQSILEHGRYQKEAVRKAYIRWRDAGPLDIGVTIYGALDGSFNPQSQANGALMRITPIGILGSNYSTSALMHVADEDCSITHTHTVCRDCNRIYAFALSLAISKGWDAQEIYTYLLKSAPSMTKEPSVLEALSKAAHEPPQGIDGPYKGWVLVAFQLAFYTLLHQDSFEQGMVDLIMRAGDADTNAVIYGALAGAIATREHMPERWISALKISNCLQGLIEYPHKRLERLAEEWVEELINLPVVQKLS from the coding sequence ATGGTAAGGAGCAATGCAGTGACGATACGGTATGAGCGAGCATTGGGATCCCTGCTTGGAAGTTTTATAGGGGATGCCCTGGGCGCACAGACAGAGTTCAAGCGTGAGAAATTGGTGCGCCAAGCCTTCCCTGATGGCATCCGGGATATGGGTGTAAGTTCTCGGTATGTTGGCTTGGCAGGTCAGATTACTGACGACAGTGAAATGGCAATCATGATGATCCAGAGCATCTTGGAACATGGTCGCTACCAAAAAGAAGCAGTGAGAAAAGCATACATCCGTTGGCGGGATGCAGGCCCCTTGGATATTGGGGTTACTATCTATGGCGCTTTGGATGGTTCTTTTAATCCTCAGAGCCAGGCAAATGGAGCCCTGATGCGTATCACACCCATAGGGATTCTGGGAAGCAATTATTCAACATCAGCCCTCATGCATGTCGCAGACGAGGACTGCTCCATCACCCATACCCATACAGTCTGTAGGGATTGTAATCGCATCTATGCATTCGCTCTCTCGCTTGCCATCAGCAAGGGGTGGGATGCCCAGGAAATTTATACATATCTTTTAAAGTCAGCCCCTTCAATGACGAAGGAACCATCGGTACTGGAAGCACTCTCTAAGGCTGCACATGAACCACCCCAGGGTATCGATGGACCGTATAAAGGTTGGGTATTGGTTGCTTTCCAACTTGCCTTCTATACTCTGTTACACCAGGATTCATTCGAGCAAGGAATGGTAGACCTCATTATGCGTGCTGGTGATGCCGACACCAATGCTGTTATCTATGGAGCCTTGGCTGGAGCTATTGCCACCAGGGAACATATGCCCGAGCGTTGGATCTCTGCGCTGAAGATATCGAATTGCCTGCAAGGCTTGATCGAGTATCCTCATAAAAGACTGGAACGTCTTGCAGAGGAGTGGGTTGAAGAATTGATCAACCTACCGGTGGTGCAGAAACTTTCTTGA
- a CDS encoding class I SAM-dependent methyltransferase, with translation MPEEYLSTTRDVDMSSHYALFLLPYIPSDGRILDAGCGSGRDSRYFLDRGYQVEAFDLSESMVKAACELTGLPVRQLSFQQMDYKNAFDGIWACASLLHVPMEELPLVFERMVVALKEQGVLYCSFKLQAEDFQREGRHFTCFTTDAFRQFVDELPWFSLVDLVQTRDLRPGRAEEYWINAILKKVSAPPVG, from the coding sequence ATGCCAGAGGAGTATCTATCTACAACCCGAGATGTCGATATGTCCTCCCATTATGCCCTATTTCTCCTCCCGTATATCCCTTCTGATGGTCGTATTCTTGATGCAGGCTGTGGTAGTGGACGTGATTCACGATACTTCCTTGACCGTGGATACCAGGTGGAGGCCTTTGACCTGAGCGAGTCAATGGTAAAGGCTGCCTGTGAACTCACAGGGCTGCCAGTGCGGCAGCTCTCCTTCCAGCAAATGGATTACAAGAACGCATTCGATGGGATTTGGGCCTGCGCTTCACTGCTGCATGTGCCAATGGAAGAACTGCCTCTTGTCTTTGAAAGAATGGTCGTTGCACTGAAAGAACAGGGTGTACTCTACTGTTCCTTCAAGTTGCAAGCAGAAGACTTTCAGAGAGAGGGAAGACACTTCACCTGTTTTACCACAGATGCATTTAGGCAGTTTGTTGATGAATTGCCATGGTTCTCCCTTGTTGATCTTGTGCAAACCCGGGACCTCCGCCCGGGGAGGGCAGAGGAGTATTGGATCAATGCCATACTCAAGAAAGTTTCTGCACCACCGGTAGGTTGA